One genomic region from Clostridium saccharobutylicum DSM 13864 encodes:
- a CDS encoding RidA family protein codes for MREIIRTEIDKEWAHSAIVEAGDYVYISYCMKGEGQSIESQINGAFDVLSERLEKIGLTLKSVVQMDCLFRDIKDLSLLGEIIKERFEGEYPARKAYETKFIRDGIEFQVDAIAFREN; via the coding sequence ATGAGAGAAATTATAAGAACAGAAATAGACAAAGAATGGGCACACTCCGCAATTGTTGAGGCAGGGGATTATGTTTATATCAGCTATTGCATGAAGGGTGAGGGACAATCAATCGAAAGCCAAATAAATGGTGCATTTGATGTTTTGAGTGAAAGACTTGAAAAGATAGGCTTGACATTGAAATCTGTAGTGCAAATGGATTGCTTATTTAGAGATATTAAGGATTTATCGCTTTTAGGAGAAATAATTAAGGAAAGATTTGAAGGAGAATATCCAGCAAGAAAGGCATATGAAACAAAGTTCATTAGAGATGGAATTGAATTTCAGGTTGATGCAATAGCTTTCAGAGAGAATTAA
- a CDS encoding GNAT family N-acetyltransferase, with amino-acid sequence MKLTLVPLKAENIAMFKRDMQEAFQYGYETECGSSDELILPEKDIDDSLNANGAEAYQAIVNGEIFGGTILNIDNETYHNHLDFLFVKVGCQGTGVGEELWKAIENLHPETKVWETCTPYFEKRNIHFYVNKCGFHIVEFYNPSHRDPNMPETVGGMPADEGDYFFRFEKNMNRTII; translated from the coding sequence ATGAAACTTACATTGGTCCCACTTAAAGCAGAAAACATTGCAATGTTTAAACGAGACATGCAAGAGGCATTTCAATATGGATACGAAACAGAATGCGGATCATCCGATGAATTAATTTTACCAGAAAAGGACATAGATGATTCACTCAATGCCAATGGTGCTGAAGCGTATCAGGCAATTGTTAACGGTGAGATTTTCGGTGGAACAATCCTAAATATTGATAACGAAACATATCATAATCATTTGGATTTTCTTTTTGTTAAAGTTGGTTGTCAAGGAACTGGCGTTGGAGAGGAACTTTGGAAGGCAATAGAAAATTTACACCCTGAAACAAAGGTATGGGAAACATGTACACCGTATTTTGAAAAGAGGAACATTCATTTCTATGTCAATAAATGTGGTTTTCACATTGTTGAGTTTTATAACCCATCTCACCGAGATCCAAATATGCCAGAGACTGTAGGCGGAATGCCAGCTGATGAAGGTGATTATTTCTTTAGATTTGAAAAAAATATGAATAGAACTATTATATAA
- a CDS encoding Rpn family recombination-promoting nuclease/putative transposase, whose product MNKTLKELNLEDDFLFAKVMSDKEICKELLEKILEIEIEKVEMVEEQKTIDLLLESKGIRLDVYVKDENNTIYNVEMQRGRHKNLPKRLRYYQGSIDLDLISKGEDYKKLVKSYIIFICTFDLFNKGRHKYTFQNVCVEDNSIMLNDEAQKIILNTKGIMKDLSQELLEFLEYVEDSTDNTVNHCKGNLIKSIHKKVQEVKNDISMEVEFMTLLERDREKIEEGREEGREEGILLTKKVFKLVNGGYSISQIAKECNISENQVKKILE is encoded by the coding sequence ATGAATAAAACTTTAAAAGAATTAAACCTTGAAGATGATTTTCTATTTGCAAAGGTTATGAGTGATAAGGAAATTTGCAAAGAATTATTAGAAAAGATTTTAGAAATTGAAATAGAAAAAGTAGAAATGGTTGAAGAGCAGAAAACTATAGACTTATTGCTTGAAAGTAAAGGGATTAGACTTGATGTTTATGTTAAAGATGAGAATAACACAATTTATAATGTAGAGATGCAACGTGGTAGACATAAAAATTTGCCTAAAAGACTAAGATATTATCAAGGTAGCATTGATTTAGATTTAATAAGCAAAGGTGAAGATTATAAAAAGCTCGTGAAAAGTTATATAATATTTATATGCACATTTGATTTGTTTAACAAAGGACGCCATAAATATACTTTTCAAAATGTATGTGTAGAAGATAATAGTATAATGTTAAATGATGAAGCACAAAAAATAATATTAAATACAAAAGGAATTATGAAAGATTTAAGTCAAGAATTATTAGAGTTCCTTGAATATGTAGAAGATTCAACAGATAATACAGTCAACCATTGTAAAGGAAATCTTATTAAAAGTATACATAAAAAGGTACAAGAAGTTAAAAATGATATTTCAATGGAGGTGGAGTTTATGACTTTATTAGAAAGAGATAGAGAAAAAATTGAAGAAGGCAGAGAGGAAGGAAGAGAAGAAGGAATTCTTTTAACAAAAAAAGTATTTAAGCTGGTAAATGGGGGCTATAGCATAAGTCAAATAGCGAAAGAGTGTAATATATCGGAAAATCAAGTGAAAAAGATATTGGAATAG
- a CDS encoding MFS transporter, with protein sequence MNKKHQNISFIAIILGFFMALLDTTVVNITLPKMAEYFSTSMDHISWVVNSYNLATAVILITVSRLADQFGRKKLFIAGVAVFTISSLLCGISDSLQALILFRTIQGIAAAFVVTIAAPLSIEIFPPEKRRSIMALWGAFSGLAAASGPSIGGIVTQFLNWRYIFFINIPIGCICILLTMKFIKESYDPTASKSIDFGGIITISVSMLCLTFALMKANERGWSSSFILSFFAVSAITLILFIIIERKVKEPMVPLSLFKSVPFTSGSITVFLIGVGMMSGTYLLSFFLIQVKGLSQLSAGLIISTMSLTSMCFSLLAPILTKRLGSRVTSALGILLLCISCYLNSSLTQNSSNIDIILRLIVAGSGTGLSMATLIGSIMANVPVEKIGIASGINNMTRTLGTVLGVALFLTIFTSNMTIQMSDARDSVVQTIQNDTVFDDEAKLQMISSIKAGSNKNASLSEILNTIDEKETAVLASSPAMDENKIKESFEAQKKEIQKIVPNIQDTFLTHTVKSFSFTFKVSAAILLPGILFALFSDKKRSSEIENNSFVKNTSNA encoded by the coding sequence ATGAACAAAAAACATCAAAACATTTCTTTTATAGCCATTATTTTAGGATTTTTTATGGCACTATTAGATACAACGGTAGTAAATATCACCTTGCCTAAAATGGCTGAATACTTTAGTACTAGTATGGATCATATTTCTTGGGTAGTAAATTCCTATAATCTAGCTACTGCAGTTATTCTAATAACTGTTTCGAGATTGGCAGATCAATTTGGTAGAAAAAAACTGTTTATCGCAGGAGTAGCTGTATTTACTATATCTTCACTACTATGTGGTATTTCGGATTCTCTTCAAGCACTTATATTATTTAGAACAATTCAAGGGATAGCTGCAGCTTTTGTTGTGACTATTGCAGCACCTCTTTCTATTGAAATATTTCCACCAGAAAAGAGAAGATCTATTATGGCACTTTGGGGAGCTTTTTCTGGTCTTGCTGCAGCAAGTGGACCATCAATTGGTGGTATAGTAACTCAATTTCTTAATTGGAGATATATTTTCTTTATTAATATACCTATAGGTTGTATTTGTATACTATTAACTATGAAATTCATAAAGGAATCTTATGATCCAACTGCAAGTAAAAGTATAGACTTTGGGGGAATTATAACAATCTCAGTTTCTATGTTGTGCTTAACTTTCGCATTAATGAAGGCTAATGAAAGGGGCTGGAGTTCAAGCTTCATTCTTTCTTTCTTTGCAGTGTCTGCTATAACCCTTATACTATTTATTATCATTGAACGAAAAGTTAAGGAGCCTATGGTTCCACTTAGTTTATTTAAATCTGTACCATTTACAAGTGGCTCAATTACTGTATTCCTAATCGGAGTTGGTATGATGTCTGGTACTTATTTGTTATCTTTTTTCCTAATTCAGGTTAAAGGATTAAGTCAACTGTCAGCAGGACTTATTATTTCAACTATGTCCTTAACTTCAATGTGTTTTTCATTATTAGCGCCTATTTTGACTAAAAGATTAGGTAGCAGAGTTACTAGTGCATTGGGGATTCTTTTACTTTGTATTTCTTGTTACTTAAATAGTTCTCTTACTCAAAATTCTTCAAATATAGATATTATTTTAAGATTAATTGTTGCTGGTTCTGGTACAGGCTTAAGTATGGCAACACTAATAGGTTCTATAATGGCTAACGTTCCTGTAGAGAAAATAGGAATAGCTTCTGGAATAAATAATATGACAAGAACACTTGGGACTGTACTTGGAGTTGCCTTATTTTTAACTATATTTACATCAAATATGACTATCCAGATGTCTGATGCTAGAGATTCTGTCGTGCAAACAATACAGAATGACACTGTATTTGATGACGAAGCTAAGCTACAGATGATTTCTTCCATCAAAGCAGGTAGTAATAAAAACGCTAGTCTTTCAGAAATATTAAATACAATTGATGAAAAAGAAACTGCTGTACTAGCCTCATCTCCAGCAATGGATGAAAATAAAATCAAAGAAAGTTTTGAAGCTCAAAAGAAAGAAATACAAAAAATAGTACCTAATATTCAAGATACTTTTTTGACCCATACTGTTAAATCATTTAGTTTTACATTTAAAGTGAGTGCTGCAATTCTTTTACCAGGTATACTTTTTGCATTATTCAGTGATAAAAAGAGAAGTTCTGAGATAGAAAATAATTCATTTGTTAAAAACACAAGTAATGCTTAA
- a CDS encoding PadR family transcriptional regulator, protein MSSINLIILGYLQHKEKSAYEMVKEFDIWNLTKWLKISNPSIYKNIIKLCDNGYLNSRTVKEGEMPEKTLYSLNEKGNLYFNELMEESSKHIGNIYLEFNAFLVNIENLPEEKRKEYLKNFKEKAEERRAFVDSVYNHEKQHGEKPGSEFLILDLYNEFYNVLQKWSEKVFNYYS, encoded by the coding sequence TTGTCTTCAATAAATTTAATAATACTTGGCTATTTGCAACACAAAGAGAAAAGTGCCTATGAAATGGTTAAAGAATTTGATATATGGAATCTTACTAAGTGGCTAAAAATCAGTAATCCATCAATTTATAAGAATATAATTAAATTGTGTGATAATGGATATTTAAATTCAAGAACTGTTAAAGAAGGTGAAATGCCAGAAAAAACACTATATTCACTAAATGAAAAAGGAAATTTATATTTCAATGAACTAATGGAAGAAAGTTCAAAACATATAGGAAATATTTATTTAGAATTTAATGCATTTCTAGTTAATATAGAAAATTTACCAGAAGAAAAAAGAAAAGAGTATCTTAAAAATTTCAAAGAGAAGGCAGAAGAACGTAGAGCATTTGTGGATTCAGTTTATAATCACGAAAAACAGCACGGTGAAAAACCTGGTTCTGAATTTCTTATATTAGATTTATATAACGAATTTTATAATGTTTTACAAAAGTGGTCTGAAAAAGTTTTTAATTATTATAGCTAA
- a CDS encoding DUF3267 domain-containing protein: MRYLKKIPSTDKELGIRLISEGWTKLKEPSNLSIATLLSVPFMFINGIISMSISYYLYPPLKELFSSEYGFNITFTINLFTFIYGFIIFLFMTIHEFFHACFIPNVFKSTQIYWGINGFLGFVYTTQKIQKSRFLIISIMPFILLSVVFPFIINFLGLLNGFTIFLCLINAMGSCVDCLNMCLVAIQVPKGSYIVNNGAETYFK, encoded by the coding sequence ATGCGATATTTGAAAAAAATACCTTCTACGGATAAAGAACTGGGTATTAGACTAATATCCGAGGGATGGACAAAACTAAAAGAACCTTCTAATTTAAGCATAGCAACTTTACTATCAGTACCTTTCATGTTTATAAATGGGATAATTTCTATGTCTATTTCTTATTATTTATATCCGCCATTAAAAGAACTTTTTAGTAGTGAGTATGGTTTCAACATTACTTTCACAATAAATTTATTTACTTTTATATATGGATTTATAATTTTTCTGTTTATGACTATACATGAATTTTTTCATGCTTGTTTTATACCGAATGTATTTAAATCAACTCAAATATATTGGGGCATAAATGGCTTTTTGGGATTTGTTTATACTACTCAAAAAATCCAAAAGAGCAGATTTTTAATTATTTCTATTATGCCTTTCATTTTGCTATCAGTTGTATTCCCCTTTATTATAAATTTTTTGGGATTGTTAAACGGATTTACAATATTTCTATGTTTAATAAATGCAATGGGTTCATGTGTTGACTGTCTGAATATGTGTTTAGTAGCAATTCAAGTTCCAAAGGGATCATATATTGTTAATAATGGAGCTGAAACATATTTTAAGTAA
- a CDS encoding MerR family transcriptional regulator, producing the protein MDKYTRKELAELFNIGKETLRYYENINLLPNTTRNKSGYRVYSEEDVLRVKFILQMKDYGFSLREISDLIKMVSNDKCANQDKLVEYIDNKITGVVNHIKELYQFDDYSKYVSTAFDANKKLKCRKEVFPEDCKKAFELGKRLVQM; encoded by the coding sequence TTGGACAAATATACCAGAAAAGAGTTAGCAGAATTATTTAACATAGGAAAAGAAACTTTGCGATATTATGAAAATATAAATTTACTACCTAATACAACTAGGAATAAAAGTGGTTATAGAGTTTATTCTGAGGAAGATGTATTAAGAGTTAAATTTATTCTTCAAATGAAAGATTATGGATTTAGTTTAAGAGAAATATCTGATTTGATTAAGATGGTTAGTAATGATAAATGTGCCAATCAAGATAAGTTAGTAGAGTATATAGATAATAAGATAACTGGAGTTGTAAATCATATTAAAGAATTATATCAATTTGATGATTATTCAAAATATGTTTCAACAGCTTTTGATGCTAATAAAAAATTAAAATGTAGGAAAGAAGTGTTCCCAGAAGATTGCAAAAAGGCATTTGAGTTGGGAAAAAGACTAGTTCAGATGTAA
- a CDS encoding PhzF family phenazine biosynthesis protein encodes MTKELVEALGKKPLELYKSRDYMAILEKEEDIINLNPDMEKLKKLNIFGIIVTSKGNDTDFVSRYFIPDSVICEDPVTGSSHCTLIPYWKKILNKNKFVARQLSDRSGTLYCRDLGDRVEISGEAIFYFEGNINI; translated from the coding sequence ATTACAAAGGAATTAGTAGAAGCATTAGGCAAGAAACCTTTGGAGTTATATAAATCAAGAGATTACATGGCGATTCTTGAAAAAGAAGAAGACATTATTAATCTAAATCCAGATATGGAAAAGTTAAAAAAGCTAAATATATTTGGAATAATAGTTACTTCAAAAGGAAATGATACTGATTTTGTATCAAGATACTTTATCCCAGATTCTGTAATATGTGAGGATCCAGTAACAGGTTCATCACATTGTACATTAATACCATATTGGAAAAAGATTTTGAATAAAAATAAATTTGTAGCACGTCAATTATCTGATAGAAGTGGAACTTTATATTGTAGAGATTTAGGGGATAGAGTAGAGATATCAGGCGAGGCTATTTTTTATTTTGAAGGAAATATTAACATTTGA
- a CDS encoding histidine phosphatase family protein yields MKLYLTRHGQTDWNIKGKIQGSCDIELNDTGIIQAEELGNTVLENKYEFSKIYSSPQKRAIKTAEILSKVTNVEYIPIEGLEEINLGEWEGLSWVEVKEKYPIEYDEWYINRRYTKPPKGEAYQDMLQRVLTSMHKIINENNDDVVIVTHSAVIMCIQCYLTNTPFNEMTKFKTDNTSITEIDSDLLMK; encoded by the coding sequence ATGAAATTGTATTTGACAAGACATGGACAAACAGATTGGAATATAAAGGGGAAAATACAAGGAAGTTGTGATATTGAACTTAATGATACTGGCATAATACAAGCAGAAGAATTGGGTAATACGGTATTAGAAAATAAATATGAATTTTCAAAAATTTATTCAAGTCCACAAAAAAGAGCAATTAAAACAGCAGAAATTTTGAGTAAAGTTACTAATGTAGAATATATACCAATAGAAGGATTAGAGGAAATTAATCTTGGAGAATGGGAAGGATTATCATGGGTAGAAGTCAAAGAAAAATATCCAATAGAATATGATGAATGGTACATAAATCGAAGATATACTAAACCTCCCAAAGGGGAAGCTTATCAAGATATGTTACAGCGTGTTTTAACTTCAATGCATAAGATTATTAATGAGAATAATGATGATGTTGTAATTGTAACGCATAGTGCTGTAATTATGTGTATACAATGTTATTTAACTAACACACCTTTTAATGAAATGACAAAATTTAAAACAGATAATACTTCAATTACAGAAATAGATAGCGATTTATTGATGAAATAA